The genomic window GCTGCCGCTACCAAAATAGTACCCACCGCCGAGTACAACCCCTTTGAGTGCATCAAGACCAACGTGCTGGGCGCGATGAACCTGGTGGATGCCTGCATTGATAAAGGTGTAAAGAAACTGGTGGCGCTTTCCACTGATAAGGCCAGCAGCCCAATCAACCTTTACGGTGCAACCAAGCTGACATCAGATAAGCTGTTTGTAGCAGGCAACCACTATGCCGGTAATAACCGCACGCGTTTTGCGGTGGTGCGCTATGGTAATGTCATGGGGTCACGCGGCTCGGTGATTCCCTTCTTTATGTCGATCAAGGACAAGGGCACGTTGCCGATTACAGACAGCCGCATGACCCGCTTTATGATCTCGCTGGAAGAAGGGGTAGAGCTGGTCTGGCACGCCTTTGAAGATATGGAAGGCGGCGAGATCTATGTCAAGAAAATTCCTTCCATGAAGGTCACCGATCTTGCCCGCGTTGTTGCCCCTGAAGCCGAGCAAAAAGAAGTGGGTATTCGCCCCGGCGAAAAGCTGCATGAACAGATGATCAGCGCTGAAGATGCCTACTACACCTACGAATACCCCGAGCATTTCAAGATACTGCCTCAGATCAACAGCTGGGATAAAGACGCCAACCGCATCAAGGATGGCAAGCGGGTACCGGAAGGTTTCGTCTACTCTAGTGACAACAACCGCGAATGGATGAGTGACGCCGAGCTGCAAGCCTGGATTGATATCAATCGCGAGAAAATCGGAGCCATCTAATGATTCCCTACGGTCGCCAGGATATTCAGCAAGCGGATATTGATGCCGTGCTTGAGGTGCTTTCCTCAGACTTCCTGACCCAAGGCCCCCAGGTACCGGCCTTTGAGCAACAAGTGGCTGAGCACGTGGGCGCCAAGCATGCCCTGGCCGTTAACAGTGCCACCTCTGCGCTGCATATTGCCTGCCTGGCGCTGGGGTTGGGTGAGGGCGACTGGTTATGGACATCACCGGTGACCTTTGTCGCCTCTGCCAACTGTGGGCTGTATTGCGGCGCGCAGGTGGATTTTGTGGATATCGACCCGCGAACCTACAACCTTTGCACCAAGGCGCTGGAAGCCAAGCTGGAGCAGGCGGAAAGAGAAGGGCGCCTGCCCAAGGTGGTGGTGGCGGTACATCTCTGTGGCCAGCCCTGCGATATGCAGGCTATTCACACCCTCAGCCGTCGCTATGGTTTCAAGATAATTGAAGATGCCTCGCATGCGATTGGAGGCAAGTATCAGGGTGAATATATCGGTAACGGTCGCTACTCGGATATCACGGTGTTCAGCTTTCACCCGGTGAAAATTATCACCACGGCGGAAGGCGGCATGGCGCTGACCAACGATGATGAACTGGCTAACCGTATGAGCTTGTTGCGCAGCCACGGCATCACCCGCGACCCGGCACAGATGACCCATGAATCCGAAGGACCCTGGTATTACCAGCAAATAGCACTTGGTTTTAACTACCGTATGACAGACCTCCAGGCCGCCCTGGGCCTAGCCCAGCTTGAACGCCTGGATGAATACGTGGCTCGTAGGCATACACTGGCCAAGCGCTATGATGCCTTGTTGGAAGAGTTACCCGTTAAGACGCCCTGGCAGCATCCCGATAGCTATTCAGGTTTGCACCTATACGCCATTCGCCTGCAGTTGGATGCAATCGACAAGACCCACCGCCAGGTATTTGAAGCACTGCGCGAGAAAGGCATCGGCGTTAACTTGCACTATATCCCCGTGCATACTCAGCCTTACTATCAGGATATGGGCTTCAAACCAGAAGATTTCCCGGAATCGATAGGCTATTACCGCGAGGCCGTCAGCCTGCCAATGTACCCGACCATGACGGAAGAGCAGCAGGATGAGGTGCTAGACGTTTTGAAGGAAGTATTATCCTGATGCAGGTTGCCATCATTCCAGCCCGTGGCGGCAGTAAACGTATCCCGCGTAAGAACATCAAAGCGTTTTGCGGCAAGCCCATGATTGCCTGGTCGATTCAAGCAGCGCTTGAAAGCAGGTGTTTCGAGCGTGTGATTGTTTCCACCGATGATGCAGAAATTGCTGACGTTGCGCAGCAGTGGGGGGCTGAGGTGCCGTTTATTCGCCCAGCAGAACTCTCGGATGATCACACCGGTACTATTCCTGTCATCGCCCATGCTGTTCAGTGGTTGGGCAATGCGGGGCAGGCACCGAGCTCTGCATGTTGTATTTATGCCACAGCGCCTTTCGTGCAGCCACAGGATCTGCAACGGGGTGAACAAGTCTTGCAGCAATACCCATATGTTGATTACGCCTTTTCCGTGACCAGCTACGCCTTCCCTATTCAGCGCGCACTGCGCCTCACACCTGAAGGCCGTGTTGCTATGTTCCAGCCCGAAAACTTCAATACCCGTTCCCAGGATCTCGAAGAAGCCTGGCACGATGCCGGGCAATTCTATTGGGGCAGAGCCGAGGCATGGCTTGCTGGCCAGGCGCTGTTTTCTGAACAGGCTATACCCGTAAAACTTCCGCGTTACCGTGTTCAGGATATTGATACGCCCGAAGACTGGAAGCGAGCTGAAGGGTTGTTTAAAGCGATGCAAAAGGGCTGAGTTCATAATGAAAATCGCCTTCCGCGTAGACGCTTCAATAGAAATTGGCACTGGGCATGTAATGCGTTGCCTGACGCTAGCAGATGCATTGCGCCAACAAGGCCATACATGCCGTTTTATCTCCCGGGCACATGATGGCCATTTGGGTGAGGTGATTAGGCAAAAAGGCTTCACCCTGCATTTATTGCCACAGCCTGAGACCCAAGAACCATTGGAAGAAGAGAGAGCTCAACTTGCACATGCCGATTGGCTGGGCGCTTCCTGGCAAGCCGATGCCGAGCAAACATTGGGCTGTATTGCCGATGAGCATTTCGATTGGCTGGTGGTGGATCACTATGCCCTAGATGCCTGTTGGGAAGCCGCAGTAGTGCCAAGCCAGACGCGGCTATTAGTAATTGACGATCTCGCAGATCGGCACCACTTAGCTGATGTATTGTTGGATCAAAATCTTGGGCGCAAAGCAAGTGATTATGACCGCCTGGTACCTGATCACTGCCAACGTTTGATTGGCCCTGAATTTGCCTTGCTGCGCCCTGAATTTGCACAGTGGCGAGAAGCAAGCCTTACGCGTCGGCGTGAGAACCCTCAGCTCAGGCATCTGCTTATCAGCCTTGGTGGCGTTGATAAAGATAACGTGACTGGCCAGGTGCTAGAGGCGCTTGCAAGCTGTGAATTGCCTGATGAAACGTATATTACTGTGATTGTGGGCAGTACAGCCCCATGGCTGGAAGAAGTGAAAGCCAAAGCTAAGGCGCTGCCCTGGCCAACCGAATTTGCGGTCAGCGTTAACGATATGGCGCGCCGTATGGCAGAAGCCGATCTAGCCATTGGCGCAGCGGGCAGTACCTCCTGGGAACGCTGTTGTCTTGGATTGCCTACCTTGATGTTGGTATTAGCAGAGAATCAAAAAGAAGTTGCATGTTACCTTGATCAATTAGGTGCTGCCAAGTTGGTTGGCATACCTGCTGATCTTCCAAGAAACCTTCCTGTTTCTATATCTGAAATGACTGGTAGTGTTTATACCCGCATGAGCGAAATTTCTTCTGAAATTACAAAAGCTAATGGAGTTTGCAGCTTGGCTTTTGTAATGAAAGATTTTGAGAGCATATTAAAAATGGAGCCGGAGAGATAATTCATGGAAAAGCAGCTAGGGAAGTTTCGAGCTATTCAAAATAGTGATCTTGAGCTGATGCTTAGCTGGCGTAACATGCCTTCTGTGCGCCGGTATATGTACACACGCCATGAAATTACTCTTGAAGAACATCGTCTCTGGTGGGAAAAGGTTTGTAGCCGTAGTGATCAACAATATTTTCTTTACGAGTATGATAGTACACCACTAGGAGTGGTGGGGTTTTCACAAATTAACAACGACGATATGAACTCAAGTTGGGCATTTTATGCATCACCAGAAGCTCCACGTGGTACTGGCTCTAGAATGGAGTATCTTGCTCTTGAAAAAGTATTTAGAGAAATGATGCTTCACAAGTTGTACTGTGAAGTTCTTGATTTTAATGGTGCAGTAATAAAGCTGCATCAAAAATTTGGATTCAGTATTGAAGGTACTTTTAGAGAACATCATCAAGTAGATGGGGAGTACGTTGATATTATAAGGCTTGGTATATTGAAGGGCGAGTGGGAATTAATTCGTGAAAGTATTTTAAAAAAACTTATTTCTCAACGCTAAGGAAAAAATTATGCCTAGTATAACAATCGACGGACGTAATATTGATCAGAAGAATTCTCCTTATATCATCGCTGAGCTTTCTGCCAACCATAATGGCAGCATTGAAACTGCAAAAAAAATTATAGAAGAAGCGGCTAAAGCCGGAGCTGATGCAGTCAAGCTGCAGACATACCGCCCAGACACCATTACGCTTGACTGCGATGATGATGAATTCAAGATCAAAGGTGGCTTATGGGATGGCCGAACCCTCTATGAGCTTTACGAAGAAGCGCATATGCCCTGGGAGTGGCACAAGCCACTGTTTGAGCATGCCCGTAAGCTTGGCATTACCATCTTCAGCTCTCCTTTCGATAATACAGCGGTAGACCTGCTAGAAGAACTTGGTGCCCCAGCCTACAAAATTGCTTCTTTTGAAGCCGTTGATCTGCCGCTGATTGAGTACGTAGCCAAAACCGGCAAACCAATGATTATTTCTACTGGCATGGCTGATATAGAAGAGATTCAGGAAGCCATCGAGGCAGCACGTGGTGCAGGTTGTGAACAGCTGGCGATTCTCCACTGTGTAAGTGGCTACCCCGCCCCAGCGGCAGACTACAACCTGCGTACCATCCCTGATATGATCGAACGTTTTGGCCTAGTAACAGGCCTCTCCGACCATACCATAGATAACACCACCGCCATCACCAGCGTTGCACTCGGCGCCAGCCTGATCGAGAAACACTTTACCCTCGACCGCAACGGTGGTGGCCCCGATGACAGCTTCTCCCTGGAACCCGCAGAACTCGCTGCCCTATGCCGTGATACCAAAACCGCCTGGCAGGCCCTAGGCCAAGTCGATTACGGGCGTAAATCCAGCGAGCAAGGCAATGTGCAGTTCCGCTGCTCGCTGTATTTTGTGAAAGATCTAAAAGCAGGAGACGTAATTACCGAAGACGCGGTGAGAAGCGTAAGGCCGGGGTATGGGTTAGCCCCGAAAAGGTTAAAAGAGGTTGTTGGCCAGAAAGTAAACTGTGATGTTGTTGCTAATACGCCGGTTGGTAATGAAGTGCTGAATCCTGGTTTTGAATAAACCAATAGCTTTTAGTTAGGTTATGCTATGCCTGGGGGTAAATATGAGTCAAGTTGAAATTATGAATAAGGTCGGTGATAGAGTTTTCCTTAATCCTTACCCCCTATATAGCTATGAAGAACTCGCACTTAAGAGCCTTGGATCGAACACATATAGAGGTTTTCATAAAATAAATAAAAAGATGGGTGGTGCAAAATCAGTTTTTACACGTGTGCTAATAGAGGAAAAGGAAAATATAATAAAGGGTATTAAACTGGCTGAGACGGTGAAATGTATAGATCAGTTTTCAGGTGAAGTCTGTAGTATTATTTCGGATGAGTTGAAGAAAAATATTAAAGGTCATCAGCTGGAGTCTTACAATAAGATCAGGAAGCCTGTAGATATAGTTATTGAGCATATGACAGCTATGTACGAAGGCTTTGAAGACGTAAGAGAGAGAAATACTAAATTTTTATTCCTGCCTTTAGATAGTTGGATGTTTAAATCTGAGTTTTGTTTAGCGAGGAAGAAACAAAAAAATTAAAAATAAAGAGAGGCTTTTATTTTAAGGATATAAGGTGCCGGTCACACTATTACGAAATTCAGGATTTTCTAAAGGATAAAGCTAACCATATTGGCTTAAATAACCGTATATATTTCGATCTGTTATGGAATAAACGTTACAAGTCATCTGGAACTAACTTGTTTCATACCAATCCAGTTAAGAAATGCTAAATAACCACGAATTATGCGCTATGCGTCGTATAATGCTTGATTGTTAAATTCTTTCCCAGTAGCAATGTACTTCTCACACCTCTAACGGCTCGGCTGTCGTAGAAGAAATTCAGGAAGCTATCGATGCAGCCTGTGGAGGTTGAACAGCTAGAGATTCTTCATTGTATAAGTGGCTACCCAGCCCTAGCGGCAGACTACAACTTGCGTACCACCCCGATATGATAAAACGCTTTAGCTTAGTAAAAGGCCTCTCCGACCATACTATTGATAACACCAGCGTCATCACCAGCGTTGCACTCGGTGCCAGCCTGATCGAGAAACACTTTACCCTCGACCGCAACGGTGGCGGACCCGACGACAGCTTCTCCCTGGAACCCGCAGAACTCGCTGCTCTTTGCCGAGATACCAAAACCGCCTGGCAGGCCCTAGGCCAAGTCGATTACGGGCGCAAATCCAGCGAGCAGGACAATGTACAGTTCCGCCGCTCGCTGTATTTTGTGAAAGATCTAAAAGCAGGAGACGTAATTACCGAAGACGGGGTGAGAAGCGTAAGGCCGGGGTATGAATTAGCTCCGAAGATGTTGGTCTACATTATTGGGCAGAGAGTCATTAAATGTGGGGTCCCTGATGATCACATGGGCTATAGAAGTTATCCTCTATTGGCCGCTAGAGAGCTTCTACAGCAATGCACCCGGGAGCAGGTCTATAGACATCAAACTGCATAAGCAAGCGATCACGACACCCATAATCCGTGCTGAGATTCAAGCAGCACCTGCCAATATCAGTGATAGTGAATTGGCGCGCCAGTTTAACGTGACCGATTCGACGATCCGGCGTTGGCTATACCGTGACGATGTTCATGATCGACCGCACACACGGCGTAATCTGCTCGCTACCCTGACGCCTGAGCAGGAAGAAATTGTGATCGCTGCTCGTGAATTTCTGCGCCTTGGCTTGGATGACCTATTAATTGTGGCACGCGAGTTTCTGAATCCTCGTTTGTCGCTCAGCACTGCACCGTATGCTCAAGCGGCGCGAGGTGCAGACACTGGCGGAACTCGCCCGACAAGATGCTGGCGATGACGGTAAGCCCCGGCACAAGCCGTTTAAGGATTATGAGCCGGGTTATATACACATCGATATCAAGCATCTCCCCCAGATGCCTGATGAACAGCACAAACGCTATTTGTACGTTGCCATTGATCGGGCCACTCGCTGGGTGTATCTAGAGGACAGGAACAGCCAATCTTCCAAGGATGCGAAAGCGTTCATGACGCGTGTAGAAGAGAAGGTGCCTTTCAAGATCCAGACGGTGCTGACCGACAATGGTAAATCGTTCACAGACCGCTTCACGCAGGCGGGTGAGCGACAACCGAGTGGCCGCCATCCTTTCGACCAAGTGTGCCAAAAGAAAGGCATTGAGCACCGTCTGATCAAACTTGGGCGACCTCAGACGCATGGCATGGTAGAGCGTTTCAATGGCCGTATTAGTGACGTTCTCGCCACCCGTCGGTATGAATCAAGCGAGGATTTGGAGCAGACACTGAAGCGCTACAATTGGCTTTACAACCACCATATCCCCCAGAAGGCACTGCACCATCAGTCGCAGATCTCAGCGATGAAGGAATGGTAAATTAAGCGGCCCGAGTTATTTAATAAACGGGTAATTAATCACGCGGGACCCGACATATAGAAAAGAGCTAGCTTATATTATGGAAAAAAAAGATGAGCGCAAGAAAATATGTATCATAGCACCATATTCTGGCACTAAGTCTGGTGGTAATCTTGTTCTTAGAAAAATAAAAAACCATCTTAATGGAAAAAATGAATGCACCATGCTTTACGCACCACCTTATTTAAGGGTTAAAGGTTATCGTTTTCTGTTCAGGCTTGCGAAGTATCTAAGATATATTTTGTCTGGTAACTTGTTTAAAAACAAAATTTATTTCTGTAAAACAGTGCCAGATGTTTTGTTTTTTTCTTGGCCTGACGACATTGAGTATGTGGAAGAAAAAAAAATTTGTAGAATCGTTCAAGTAGTACAGTCCGATGATATATGGGGAGCAGAAGTAGAAAATGTAATAAAGGTGAAAAATAAAGATAGCATTGAAAAGGTATATGTTGCTAAACACCTTGCCTCGGATAATGGAAAAGATTTAATAGTAAATTTATTTGAAATGCTAGGTGAAATTAATTCTGGAAGTGTTGGGAAAAGAGGGCAAATTTCTTCTTTTATATCAGGGGCTTGGTTTAAGGGAGCTTATTTAAACGACTATTACTCTAGGCTCTTAGCCAACGAACTTAATTTAGAATACGTTTCCTTCGGGCAGGGGGGAAGTTCCATTTCTGATCGCAGTCTGCCATACTTAAAAAAACCAGATTTGATAAATATTTTGTCGCAAAGTAAGCTGTTCATTTCTCTGTCGCATCATGAAGGTATGCCTATATTGGTTCTTGAAGCTATCGCATCAGGGACACTTTGTGTACTTTCTGATATCCCTGCTCACAGAGAAATCTTTCATAACTTCCCTGAAAGAGTGTATTTATTAGATAGGTCAAAAAAAATCTCTGATTTGAAGGATGAGATAAAAATCAAATTAAATGATTTTGAAAATTTACCCCAGTTGAGAAGTATGAATGAAGAAGGTTATCAATCTTTTGATAAAATATTAGAGTGCATATTGTGAATCGAACTTTATTATTCAGAAGTCACTTGAAGTGGACTAGTTCAGTAAAAAGGTTTTTATATGAAACCCAAGCAACTGGCGCTCCTCCCAAGCGGAAGAAAGATAAAATAAAATTACTTATTATTGCGTTGTTGTCGATTGTCTCTCCTCAGGTCAATTTCAATAAATCATCCAATGTTTTCATCAGAGTGAAAAACAGACAAACTGAAGAAATAGCAAATAATTACTCATCAATTTATATCGGAGGAGACAGAGAGGTTGGTTTTTACCAAATAATATCTGCGCTTGATATGCTTATAATAGATAAGAACTTCATGCCTAGGAGGTTAAGGAAGCTAGCTTTATTTTTGCTGCTAAACTGGATAGATGATAAAAAAACAAAGCTAATTGAAAAAAACTTCTATGTGTATCAAGACTTTTTTAATGGGGAGTCATTTTTAGTATCTTATTTAGGGGTTGTGAATAGTTTTTCAGTTGGTTATCAACATGGGCTTATGCGCTCCAGTATTTTTAATAATTCTAACATATTTCCATGCATTAGATGCAAAATACAAGTAGTTTATAACAATGCCTATAGAGAAAAATTTAGTAAAAAAAATCCTGACGCCTTTTATTTAGTGCATGGATTTCCGGTCGAGTGTTTGGGTGAAAATAATATAAAAAGGTATCCGGTTAAAAAGATTGTTTGGGTAAGCAATAGGGATATAGAAATTAACGATTTTCTAATAAATGGCCTTGCAGATGCTTGCAATGAAGCTGGTATAATATTTTTGATTCGGCTGCATCCAAGTGAATGTAAATCTACCTTCTTTAATAGAGGCTTTGAAATTCAAGAGAAAAATTGTGTGGATGAGGAGACTTTATATGTTGGGGAATTTTCAACTTTTCTCCCAGGAAAATATTATTCAGGAGTACTTGCTGTCGTCATATCGGATCAACTGACAGATGAAGAAGTTAGTTTTTTCGCTGAAGGAAGTGAATCTGTTCCTATTACTGATTTTTCTTCGTTAATTGAAGCAATTAAAGAAAATAATTTTGGCGATTTCATAGCATTAGAGAGAAGTTATGATGCTGGAAAAAAGTCTGAAGAGCTTCTTAAAACCATACGTAGACTTAAGAATAAATGAGTGAGATTTTAAATGGGTACTGTTCCAGATTTTTATTTGGTAATTCCACGTTTTTATGGCTATGAAACTATAATTCGTAAAGAAGCTCAAAGGCTTAATATATGTAGTAAGGTTGTTACTTACTCGAGGATGCCATTCGCAATCACCAAGATTTTGACGTTTTTAGGTTTAAGAAAAAATCTCAATTTAATGAAATTAAAAAGAATAAAAAAAGGGATTTCATCAATCAAAAATAAAAATGTATATGTAATACTAGTTTTAGGTCATGATATTTCGTCTGACGATATTGTTTTTCTCGCAGAAGCTGGAATAAAACCTATATTATATTTATGGGACAAAGTCTCTGATATAGATGAAATATCTTTAATTGATATGAAGAAATATAGCAGCATTGTTTACTCATTCAACCCACAGGATTGCGTCAAATATGATCTTGACTACTTGCCTGTTTTTAGTATTGTTCCGGCATCGTTAGAAAGAAAAAACATCATTTTCAATGATGTTTTTTTTGGTGCGTTTTCGCAAGAGAGAGTGGGCGATTTAAATTCTCATATTTGCAAAGAAGCCAGCGATAAATTAAATATAATATTTCTTTCTACTAGAAGTTTTAAGACTTGGTTTAAAAATTTTAGGTGGGTTCTAAGTTGCCTTGTTAATGGTGCTTCAAGAAAAACAGTTTTTATATTATCTCCTGTGCCTTTTTCCGCAAAGATTTACTATTGGATTGCAGCGAGATCAGCTCGAATACTTGAACACCGTTCCTTAGATGATTCATCAGTGTCTCAAAGATATCTTGACTCTGAGAATCTTGGTGTAGATTTCATTAACTTGGTAAAAAAACAGCGCAACGACAGTTCTCAATATGTGTCAAGGTATGAGAAAAATATAAATTTTGAATCATGGATAAATAGAATTCTGGCTTCGGAGAAGTGAGATATATTATCTTTAAATTAATATTTCTGTATATTTCAGCAGCATATTAACGGTTTAATTTATAGCTTTACTCTCACTGACTGCAAAAACGATAATAACTTGAATCCGTGGGCTTTTTTTAAAAAAATAATTTAAAAAAAGAAAGATAGACCATTTTTCGTTTCATCCAAAATCACGCCTGTTTTTTATAGTAAGTAATTGATGATAAAGATTTTATTCGAGGCTCTCACGGATTCAGTGATAAGGCATATCGAGTGCTTCAGAAGTTTATGGGTTTGTGACTGAAACTGAGAGGGCTTAATGAAGATTATGGTCACCGGTGGTGCTGGCTATCTCGGTTCCCACACCGTGCTGGAGTTGCTTCGCAATGGACATAACGTTGTGGTGTTGGATAATCTTTGCAATTCCTCGCGAGAATCACTGCGAAGAGTGAAGCAACTGGCCGGAACAGATATGGTGTTTGTACAGGGCGATATTCGTGACCGGACTTTGCTGGATCGTTTGTTCAGTGAACATGCGGTCAAAGCCGTGATTCACTTTGCCGGGCTTAAGGCGGTGGGGGAAAGCATGCGGCAGCCGCTCACCTATTACGAGAATAACGTCACCGGCACCGTTACGCTGTGCCAAGCCATGAAGGCGGCTGGAGTCACGCGCCTGGTGTTCAGCTCTTCGGCCACCGTATATGGTGATGCCCACACCATGCCGCTGCATGAAGGCCTTATCACCGGGCTGCCCACCAACCCTTACGGCCGCTCCAAACTGATGGTGGAGGAGGTGCTGAGGGATCTAGCCGTATCGGATCCGCACTGGTCCATTGCGCTGTTGCGCTACTTCAACCCGGTAGGCGCCCATGCAAGCGGGCAGATCGGCGAAGACCCTCAAGGCATTCCCAATAACCTGCTGCCCTATGTGGCTCAGGTCGCCGTGGGACGCCGAGAGTGCCTGGCGATCTATGGCAGCGACTACCCAACGCCAGATGGCACCGGAGTTCGAGACTACATCCATGTGATGGATCTTGCAGAAGGGCACCTGTGCGCGCTGAATGCCCTGGCAGAACGCCACGGAGTGCGCACTTGGAACCTGGGCACTGGCCAGGGACACTCGGTACTCGAGGTGATCAAGGCCTTTGAGGAGGCTTCGGGACGGGAGGTGCCCTATCGCATCGAGCCGCGCCGCTCCGGCGACGTGGCCTCTTGCTGGGCCGATGCGTCACTTGCCGAGCGAGAGCTTTGCTGGAAGGCCCGCCGCAGTCTGGGCGATATGATGGCCGATACCTGGCGCTGGCAGCACAAGAACCCTGATGGCTATCGATGAGAGCAGTATTGCACTTGGGTATTGTGGGCCCGCTTGTATGGACCAATTTTTTTGTCTTTTGTCTGGATAGCTCCTTGAACGTAGAACTATTCTCCAAGTACTCCCGCCTGGGCGCCAGCAGTCGTCTACGCTCCTTGCAGTATCTGCCAGCATTGAAACAGGCTGGTATCAATGTGACTTCCTATGCCTTGTTTGATGATGAGTACCTGAAACATCTCTACGAAGGAAAAGGGCGCTCCTTGGTTTCTGTGGCTTGCTGTTATCTACAACGCATCAAGCAACTACGCAACCTTAAGCAGATTGATCTAATCTGGCTGGAGTATGAAGCACTGCCTTATATCCCATATTGGTTAGAGCAGGGGCTGCTGCCACGTGGTGTGCCGTACGTTGTGGATTATGATGATGCCGTATTCCATAACTATGATCTTTCTTCTCGGCGTTTAGTACGTTCCCTGTTGGGTCAAAAAATAGACAAAGTGATGGCCAATGCATCGGTAGTCATCTGTGGCAATAGTTACCTGGCTGAGCGAGCACACCAGGCCGGTGCAAAACAGGTTGAGCTAGTTCCTACCGTTGTCGATGCCGCCCGTTACTCTGTTTCCAATAAAATATGTCATGAGAAAAGCACACCACTTGTGATTGGCTGGGTTGGCTCGCCTTCCACTCAGCACTACGTGTTGCAGCTG from Halomonas sp. CH40 includes these protein-coding regions:
- the galE gene encoding UDP-glucose 4-epimerase GalE, with amino-acid sequence MKIMVTGGAGYLGSHTVLELLRNGHNVVVLDNLCNSSRESLRRVKQLAGTDMVFVQGDIRDRTLLDRLFSEHAVKAVIHFAGLKAVGESMRQPLTYYENNVTGTVTLCQAMKAAGVTRLVFSSSATVYGDAHTMPLHEGLITGLPTNPYGRSKLMVEEVLRDLAVSDPHWSIALLRYFNPVGAHASGQIGEDPQGIPNNLLPYVAQVAVGRRECLAIYGSDYPTPDGTGVRDYIHVMDLAEGHLCALNALAERHGVRTWNLGTGQGHSVLEVIKAFEEASGREVPYRIEPRRSGDVASCWADASLAERELCWKARRSLGDMMADTWRWQHKNPDGYR
- a CDS encoding glycosyltransferase family 4 protein, which translates into the protein MNVELFSKYSRLGASSRLRSLQYLPALKQAGINVTSYALFDDEYLKHLYEGKGRSLVSVACCYLQRIKQLRNLKQIDLIWLEYEALPYIPYWLEQGLLPRGVPYVVDYDDAVFHNYDLSSRRLVRSLLGQKIDKVMANASVVICGNSYLAERAHQAGAKQVELVPTVVDAARYSVSNKICHEKSTPLVIGWVGSPSTQHYVLQLKPVLEAMHRKYGVRLVLVGAHPELAFQFGELPVVILPWSEESEAHSIESFDIGIMPLHDGPWERGKCGYKLIQYMAAGKPVVASPVGVNVEIVQHWQCGELAESSAQWSDALSRLLVDSSLRQSLGKRGRQAVEQHYSLQAQAPLLANILLNAGRKG